TCTCTTAATGCTCCTGACTGACTCTATACTACCAACATAGGAGAACTGCCCACCCTTTAGGTTTCTCTAAGGGTTATTACAGCAGTCTCCATAATACATAATGTTCACTCATCCACAGTGCCTATAAATGTGTCCAGTATTCTCTATGgtacatttttttatctatttatttatttatttttttatgtccaGTTTCCCTAGTCTATCAGGGCTAAGATGGTGCCTTTTAATGAATGACCTTGATGTGTCATTTGGGAACTATTACCCcaagtggatgcccttcctaccctcagACCACGGCCAAGATTTGAACCTGTGTGCCTGAGAACCCCTTAATTCCCAAAGCATGTGCGATTTCACTGTACCACAGCAGTCCCCACTAACTCTACTGACTCTATATTACTAAAAAGGAAAACTCTTTATGTTTCTGCATGGGTCATTACACCACCTCTTTATGTTTCTGCATGGATCATTACACCAGTTCCACTGTAATACATAATGTTCATCCATTCTCTGCATCTGTAAATTTGTCTTATGTTTTCTTACTGCTCCTGATTGTCTCTGTACTACCAGCGAAGGAAAGGCACCCACCCTTTAGGTTCTCAAGGTTTCTACATGAGTCATTACACCAGTCCCTGTATAATGTGTAATATTTATTCACCCATTCTATGTATCTATAAATTAGTCTAATATTCCCTTAATGCCCATGACTGACTCTGTGACAACAAGCAAAGAGAAGCACCAACCCTTTTGGTTTCTCCATGGGCCAGATGAGGAGGTAGTCTTTTGTTACTTGGTCCCAAGGCACAAACTTGATGCAGGTTAGAAAGTCCAGTGAGTGGAAGGCCAGcattatcatcttcctctcacTGGTGCCTGGAAATGGAGCATTCATTAAGGCTTCCTGGACTCttaatcttgatacaccttaATACAAAGAGTATAATTTTGAAAGGCAACACTATCAGCAAAACAAGTGATCATACAACTCAAATCTCTTAGTGCCAGTAATTCTACATATTTTAGCACATCTATGATTACTCAAACAAGCATATGAAACAGCTTTTAAAGCCTAATAAAATCCTTTAAGGTAAGTCTAAAGTAGCGTAATAACTTTGAAAGACAACACTGGGAACAAAAGAAATTATCATAAAATTCAAATCTCTGCCTGTAATTCTATTTTAGCTCATCTAGGCTTACTATCCACTAGTCATCAAGGGTAATCAAGGACTCTCTTCAGTGTACTAGTGTCCCTTTTTCCTCTAAGGCTCACCATAGAGTTCACTGATGACGAAGGGCACCGTGGCATTAGCCCAGCGACGTTCAGGATACTTGTTCCAGTTAATGGCCACTCGGGTGCTCATGGAAAGCAGCTGTGGGAGGGAGTGACTttagagagatgggaagaggtgatgatggtggtggtgatgaatataatgttgttgctgttggaaggaggaggaggaggaggaggaggaggaggaggaggaggaggaggaggaggaggaggaggaggaggaggaggaggaggaggaggaggaggaggaggaggaggaggaggaggagaagttggaggaggaggatgaaaggacaATGCAGTGGAAAGAAGGTTAGTAGGATCTGCAAACAaaattatgtgtgtttgtgtgtgtagatgCATGCAGTACTCACACCTTAAACTTAAGTAACAAACTATAACTATTACACCTATCATGCCAAAACATTcacctaaactctctctctctctctctctctctctctctctctctgcaggtgcACACAAACCCAACACTCACATCGTAGGAGGTGATCACTATGTCCCCTTGGAAGAGCCCAGGTGTTACTTCCGGGTCCTGAGTCCATTCCCTCAGCAGCGTCCTCTCAGCCTCTGCCTCGCCCACTGCTGAGGAGGGAGACCACATGAGATTAGAGAACAGATACTGAGACACATGCTGATCTATAATGTGGATATATATGAAGTGCACTATTAGTAAACTAGATGATGGAGAACAGGATGGAAATAAGTAGACTAAAGGAGGGatgatatgtaaaaaaaaaaataaataaataaaaaaaaaaataggatagaGAGAGATGTGGATAACAGGATAGGAATAGACCAAAGGAGGGACAATATGTTAAAAATGGATGGTGTACAGATGGGTCAGGATAATGGTACACAAGAtatgggagaaaaggagagaaatagatcAAAGgagagatgtaaaaaaaaaaaaaagtgaagagtactgaaaggaatggagaagaacAGGTTCTGGAGAGGTGCACATGTGTTGAAAAGTTAAGTGGGATGGAGAAAAGACAGTTTTGAAGAGAAAGAATGCTATAGAGtggaaagtgaggaagggaggagtgtaATGAGGAGATAGGGGAGTTGTAAGAGAGACTGTGTTCTGATGGAAAGGAAGtactggaagagaaagagtgagtggGGAGTGAAAAGGGATGctgtgagagaaaggctgagaATGAATGGCTGGTATGAATGTAAGAGGGAAAAGTGGACACTGTTTTGATGTAATAGAAGTACTGGCTGGAATGAgtaacagtgaaagggatgctgtgtgagagagagagagagagagagagagagagagagagagagagagagagagagagagagagagagagagagagagagagagagagagagagagagagagagagagagagagagagagagagagagagagagagagagagatggggataAGAAAGGTATGATGTTAAAGAtgttaaggaaagagagaggagctACTGGGCTTCTTATGAAAGGGGGAAGGTGCCATAAGAGCGGATGCTGAGGCGATGAGTTATATTTTGAGAAGTGTTGGGAAAGGAGGCTGGAGTGacgcaaaggagagagagagggaaaaatatggtAGAGTTAGAGACAAATATgttgggagagaagagaaaggaaaccaaaaatataaaagggaaaggaggaaacaaaggtactgagagagggagagaagagagaggtattaaggaaaggaaaaccagtgctgagaagtgaaggaggaggcaagggtAGTTACTAGAGAGGGAGATAACAGGTGGAGCAGGGAAGAGGAAACTAGCGTGATGAGAGGAAGCGAGAGGTGTactggaagagggagggaagatggggtGTTGGGAGAGAATGTGAGTGTTCAAGGAAGGGCAGACGAGGCCTCAGGGATGACTGAGATTGTAGGTTGAAAATAACATATTTCTCGGTCAtgacggctgtgtgtgtgtgtgtgtgtgtgtgtgtgtgtgtgtgtgtgtgtgtgtggattttttttttttttggggggtggggtgAGAGGATGCGTGCAAGTGTGTCTGTgcgtttttctctctcaaaaaaaaaaaaaaagctcgctTTCACCGCCAACAGGAATGACCTTCACAGTACAGTAATCACAAATTATACTCTTAAGAAGTCTCCCCTCATCCTGAATCATGGGCACCTGtaccaaagaaaacgaggtgacaatagaaaaaaaaaagaccacatGCGTAACTccaaaatattattaatgttataacGGGTCACTGAACAAAGCACAAATTTTCCTGAAGCGCACATATCAAGACAGGAATCTCAGGACAAGTGGGGAGCGAAGCAGACGAGTTGGAAAGCCCTCAAGGAGTGAATCAAGTTTGCACCAGGATCTCCTTTCTGTCCACAGGTACTGACAATATGTTTATTCATGTGTAAAATCGAACTGTTTGATATGTAGTGTGAGGTGATATTGGCagttgtgatggtgatagtggtgtggtgataatggtggtgattgtagttGTGAAAGAActgtgaggtggtgatggtgaagagtcgcaatgatggtgatagtggtgtggtggagtgtggtgataatgatggtgattgtagtagtggaggaagaggtgtgtggtggtgatggtgactaaAAGCAAtgacggtggtagtggtggtcatgATGGTGATATAATAGTGGATGAAGAGGTAAGTGGTTGTGATAGCGGTGAAGAAAATAGGTACGGtggctggtgttgtggtggtgatgaagataaATTAGGGGAGAAGGAAGCGTGTCCCGGGGGTTGGCGAAGACTGGCAGctgtgataatggtggtggttacaaTGAAAGAGTGGTAATTTATCACGGAGTACAagactgattaattgattgatttacGAGTAAGACGCAGCCACGAAAGCGTCATATGAGGCTCACAGATAAGAACATATGTAACGTCCTTAGCCATTTGtctgttgttgagagagagagacataagaacataaggaaataaggaaagttaCATAATACCTACTTGTATTCACCTGTCATCTCATATTATCCCCACATCCAGCTCTCCGAATACAGAAAACTGACACCTTAAGTTTTCAAAGCCCCTATTTTCCTACTTCATTGTCAAGACGCCCTTGAAGATCCCACTATTAGGGATTCCCTGATAGGTCTCTTTTACAGGCGAACCCtgaaccatcactaccaccaccaccaccaccacctgggtGAATGTTACTTGTCTTGCCTCTCAGTCCCCGGGCTCTGGGTCCTGGCTACTGCCTCTGCCCCGCGGCGAGGACGTGCACTCACTCCTCACATAACAGCCAGCCTTCGTATATAAATTTGAGGTCACACACACCGACACGCCAGGGTAGCGCAAATAGCAATCGACATGTTGGTCCTTGGCAGGGTGTTTGCGGTGTGGTATATTGTTATAAGTAAATAGATGTGGGATGGTAAAGGTCAAGGTTATCATGAGTTCTAGGGAAaagatctactactactactactactactactactactactactactactactactactgctgttgctgctgctgctgttgctggtactactactactactactactactactactactactactactgctgctgctactactactactactactactactactactactactgctgctgctgctgctgctgctgctgttgctgctgctgctactactactactactactactactactactactgctactactactgctactactgctatttataaaaccaccaccataaacaacaacaataacaaaaactactactactactattactactactattactactactactactactactactactactactactactactactactactactactacttttctttcttcttctccttctcttttatgttcttgttcttgttctacaccaccaccaccaccatctctaccactaccaccactattactactacaatttttctgctaccaccaccaccaccaccaccaccaccaccaccaccaccaccatcaacaacaacaaggattaCAGCTGCAGGGCTCGTGGGATGGGTGGGAGGGGCAGGAGCACCAAGCAAGCATCGCGGCCCAGGGAGGCATGCCGTCACACCCCGTCACTGCTCAAACAGGTTCACACCACGGCCGCCAAGTACAGGTATTCGAGGCTTTTTTTGCCGTGTTCTCTCCTCATACTAACCTCCACTTGTTGGCTTAAAAGGAAGGCGACTTTACCCTTACTTGACTCTTTGTGGTTGGTTcgaattctcttccttctttacctgcGGAGACTAACTACTAATCTGTACAAAGATGCGGTGTACAACGAAtacaaattactttttttttttgtacctcgATTCTTCCTGTATGTTTACTCTAACTTGATTCCTCTTTGTTGGTtcgcgttttctttcttctttatctgtgCAGAGTAACGTTTTCATATGGGCATTGACACGGTGtggaaagaatatatatatatatatatatatatatatatatatatatatatatatatatatatatatatatatatatatatatatatatatatatatatatattttttttttttttatttatttttttcacatctcttttctctcccatttttgCCTTCCCTACATGCACGCAACTTTACCGTAACTTGACTTCTAGTTGTTGGttcgaattctctctctctctctctctctctctctctctctctctctctctctctctctctctctctctctctttcccattttttttttatacttgtgTAGAGTAACTATACGTATATATGTACAAGCGAATACGAATtaggttttttttcatatctgttctttctctttctctccttgcctccatGCAATCAACTTTAACTTGCCTTCACTCTTTGGTGTTGGTTCGAATGTTCTTTACCTGGGCAACGCTTTATTTGTACAAAGATGCCTTGTAAAACGAGTacagattacttttttttcttcacatttctattcactctctacctctccttcccttcatgcatttcctcctctcctcttccttgaagaGACACGCACCTGGAACCACCTAATTTCACATATATCTGGTAAACGACTGGAGTTCAACGCTTTGCCTGAACAAGGAGGTGTAAAGCGAATgtaaatgagtatttttttttttttatttttagtagttTGTCCTTGAGTTGTCCTTTAGGTTTCCTTACAAGGTATAAATATTAGAACAACTTGCTGTAGttataagaggaaaaaataatgctaTGATTAATATTTAGGAACTTCTTTTTTACTAGTTTGTCCTTGAGTTGCTCTTTACGTGGATGGGatttccataaaaaaatattagcatTAAAACAACTTGCTGTATTATAtttgggaagaaaataaggttatcattagtatttatctttctttttgctttacCACTGAATTGTCTTTGTACTTGCGTGGGtttccataaaaggtatttGTATCAGAGTAACTTACCGTATTataaaagggggaagggaaataaCATTATAATTAGTATTTACAAAGTCGGCTGGCCTTGAGGGCTAGCGGCAGGAACAGATTTACTACAGATGGCTTTCACAATATTACATTCCTTGACGGTGGATATTGCTGTGAAAATAATGCAGCTGGTATCAGATTCCTGCATCGACACAGTACAAAAGATGGTCTTGGGGATTAGCGTGTAAACAAACTTAGGGTGTTATCATAGGACAGTAATTCATTTTATCACTGTAAATTTTTTAAGGTGAATTCTGAGACAACGACGTGAAACTGCCGTGAAAGAATATATATGATGCCGAGTTAGTACGTTAGGGAGCATTCTCAAACAGCAGCGTCTCGCCTCCACCACTCTTAACACACTATTGCAAGTTACTGGGGATTTCCAGGGAAGTTTTGATAATTCTGGTCATTGTTTAAGAGAGGCTCTGCGGTAAATGGTTAAACACTTATGAGACCTTGACTGATCGTCCTTGTAGCCTTTGAAGACAGTCCTTATGTGATCTCAAAGCTTCACAAAATACGGTAATTATGGTTTAAAAAGGATTCTACCTCACCAATAGTAAAAAATCCCATGAAAATCTGACTGATCAtccttgtggcctttgaaacccCTCATGAGATCTCAAAGCTTCCCAAAATACGGTTATCATGGTTTAAAAAGGAAACTGCGTCACCAgtgataaaaacactcatgagataCTGATTGATCACCCGTGTAGGCTTTGAAAACTGTCCTATGAGGCTTCAACGCTTCCCAAACTACTGTCCCGAACATAAGTACACAACAGTTGGCCCTGAGCACTAATGGTAGGCGGGCTTGGTATATTGTAACgctataatttctctcttttacgGCGAGTTCTGGGAAAGAGACGCGAGGCTGCCGTAAAGGGAATGCAAATAATGGTGTCGCACTGCTGTATCAAAACATATGTATATTTAAGTTTGGCCTTGAGGATAAAGGAATAAACATTGAGCTTTGTATATGTAACTTTGTATCaatgctgcttctttttccttcttttgacaACGAAATATGTAGTtatgttttataaagggactgccacgtataggtctgatggcttcttgcagcttcccttacttttttcctttcttatgttCTGTCTTCTGTCGTAACTTTTTCACCgccagacatttttttttcataaccacCTACAGTTTTTTTAGACACACTTCTCTGCTCATCTCTTGAACAATTTTGTACCTTGGGAGTCAATGAGACGAGTTTGCcgtaatgaaaacacacacgaCATCGAATGACAATCTGACAATACACATCACGCTGCCAGACACACCAGGGACCATTATGAAACACTCGAGCCGCACagccactacattcaaaaggctttagttgaagtgacgccggtattgaagggtgttttttttcaatttttttttttttttatggtttgagtgataaattaaaaagatctctacattattaacaggaataacactcatgagaacccggcAAATCATCTCTGACCTTTAAAAACAATCGTGATGAGAGGgcaaacgtttcagaataccggGCTGAAGAAgtaacagacacaaacacacgcaaacactGACGAACACAGGCGAACATTCATACATCATTTTTTGTCAGGAAGGTCATACAATTCGTCGGCCCCGTATAAGGCGAGGAAGAAATGCCTGCAACTCACCACTTTCGTATAAATCGTCAGGGGTGTTGTCCGCCTGGTAGGGCGCTAAGTGATCTCCCCTCTGTCCCTCCTGCCTGTCCTCCCTCCGCCCGCCACTCAGGCTGTTGGAGTGCCAGGCGTGGGCGTCCCTCGGGGTGCGGGCGGCGGGTGTGTCGGTCAGGAGGACGCGGCACATGACCGTGGCAGCGCACCAGACCACGgtcaccgctgccgccgccaccgcgcgacgccccatcctcctcctccgccttcctgtagcagagagagaaaataaaaagagaccaATGAATAAGTtaatattttcttgctttttatttcTGCGTGAAGGGAAAGCAGACAAaaagtaataattaataataaaaaaaaaaatcaggaaaagatCCACTTATTGCTTCTCtcagaaataaaaccaaattaagtaaagaggagaaaaaataatcaggaaaaaaaaaaaaacctcgcCAATTGTCTCTcccaaaaacaaaagcaaactaagtaaacaaagagaacaTAGATAATTATACAACAAATATACAAACCAGGAGAAAAAAACACctcttaatgaaaaaaaaaatttgaaggaaaaaaaaaaacagtaaacaaaggaaaaacgtAAATTAGAAAGAAGAGACACAAGTAAGATAGTGaatattctctttatttattttatttttttcatgcacgAGGGAAGCAGACAAAGGGAAAAATCCGTCAATTGTCTCTCCTAAAAGCAGGTAAAAGTAAGctaagtagaaaaataaataagtaaataaatgaaaaacaaattaaaaggtaaataaatatataggaTACAGACATATAAGTAAACAATTATATcagtatttttcctcccttttctacGCACAAAAGAAGGAGattaaacgtaaaaaaaaaaaaaaaaaaaaactctcccaaagcaaataaaagcaaattaaataaacaaaatatatcaacaaatatgtaacaaataaactaagtacgaaaaaaaaaaaacacctggtCATGAATGGatgaaaatcgaaaaaaaaaacaaaggaacacaccacacacacacaaaaaaaaaaaaaaaacgaaagaaaaaaaagacataagcataaactagaaaaaaaaacagcaaaatcaaTTAATAATTCTTTGCATTATTAATGAAAGATattgtaaagtaaaataaagtcaATAAACATCAATAATCCACCAATAAGGGCAATACGAGTAATTAATGATAATTGaaaacagtagagagagagagagagagagagagagagagagagagagagagagagagagagagagagagagagagagagagagagagagagagagagagagagagagcactgaccGTATAAGAAGGAATGAGTCAAGGAAAGTaatgagaataacaacaaaataatgaagacaACGAAACTGaaagtacataaaaaataatagattaatgataatggatgtgaataaaaaaaaaaaaacataagaaagaaaataatatagaacATAAGTAGAATAAGTTAAAGCAAAGAATCATACttgattaagaaaaaagaaaaaaaaaagaaaacgaagaaagaaaagggaagaagagtatGATCATTCTCCTGCTAAACTTAATTGGAATGAACCATGAAAACAAGACGATCAGAATTTCATACCAACAACGCTAAGGACACTCATACTCGTACTTTGGCTCGtgtgtgaaaaaagaagaagaagaagaagaagaaaaaaaaagcgtaattTGAGCGAGCGCCTAACCCTTTGATTAAACGCTAGACgagtttttcttttaatttccttcaatttttttagaCACTCCTTTTTGTACTACAATCTCTAAAATACTTATGTAGttataaacaagaaataaaaaagttagTCTCCTGTTGTCTCTTTTCTCTGTGTGTCCAAGAAGATGATATTTTGACAGTGCTCtgaatattaataaagaaagactatagcagtgaaagggttaagaataataataaaaaaataataataatgtcttcgCACATATAAAATAACAAGAGCAAAACCTGcaacagaaaacaagaacaagaataaaaacaacaactaaaaaataaaaataaaaataaataaatgaataaataaacaaataaataagtaaaaaaataatgataaatacagAAACAATATATG
This window of the Scylla paramamosain isolate STU-SP2022 chromosome 1, ASM3559412v1, whole genome shotgun sequence genome carries:
- the LOC135100617 gene encoding zinc metalloproteinase nas-4-like isoform X2, which gives rise to MGRRAVAAAAVTVVWCAATVMCRVLLTDTPAARTPRDAHAWHSNSLSGGRREDRQEGQRGDHLAPYQADNTPDDLYESVGEAEAERTLLREWTQDPEVTPGLFQGDIVITSYDLLSMSTRVAINWNKYPERRWANATVPFVISELYGTSERKMIMLAFHSLDFLTCIKFVPWDQVTKDYLLIWPMEKPKGCWSFVGKRGGQQVVSLQAPDEHSKRCFISLGKVIHELLHALGMFHEQARPDRDDHIDIITENIIPDYIGNFKKQSADNATFPFSYDYNSVMHYGSNFFSYNLNKPTIIPKVKGAKIGQRIMISKLDCLKLNELYGCLDNPFDKEKYTAMCTYLGY
- the LOC135100617 gene encoding zinc metalloproteinase nas-4-like isoform X1, translating into MGRRAVAAAAVTVVWCAATVMCRVLLTDTPAARTPRDAHAWHSNSLSGGRREDRQEGQRGDHLAPYQADNTPDDLYESAVGEAEAERTLLREWTQDPEVTPGLFQGDIVITSYDLLSMSTRVAINWNKYPERRWANATVPFVISELYGTSERKMIMLAFHSLDFLTCIKFVPWDQVTKDYLLIWPMEKPKGCWSFVGKRGGQQVVSLQAPDEHSKRCFISLGKVIHELLHALGMFHEQARPDRDDHIDIITENIIPDYIGNFKKQSADNATFPFSYDYNSVMHYGSNFFSYNLNKPTIIPKVKGAKIGQRIMISKLDCLKLNELYGCLDNPFDKEKYTAMCTYLGY